The Thunnus albacares chromosome 11, fThuAlb1.1, whole genome shotgun sequence genome contains a region encoding:
- the col8a1a gene encoding collagen, type VIII, alpha 1a has product MPPLPAPLFLTLLQLVVLTYVSGGAYYGHKQHPQPYQPMQHLQHMGVAKEGFPQQQYHGKEVPYMQYPHYRKELPQMPMLKGKENARKGISYNGGQDKGQTVPSGAEGIPQGGQGPAGPPGPEGPAGPAGPPGPPGNGQPGPAGRSGPPGPPGEPGVGKPGLPGLPGKPGGNGEVGPQGEMGPRGEEGPAGQPGPQGPPGPPGLPGIGKPGVQGLPGQPGPKGEPGHKGLPGLPGLPGPKGDKGMGQPGQPGHKGLPGPPGPAGPRGLPGFGKPGLNGMPGPQGPPGEKGHPGEKGPAGLPGEGGEPGPPGLPGQGKPGQNGLPGQPGLPGGKGHPGPPGLPGKPGLPGFGKPGLPGPKGDKGMGGPPGPPGLKGDKGHGGLPGMLGPPGPNGPPGPPGPMGPPGGLGAPGPKGDCGEGGPKGLDGAQGESGPPGIPGKDGLPGERGEPGPRGPPGPSGPKGDGGHKGLPGPPGPPGIPGPKGLSGLPGEVGPQGPKGIPGMDGAAGPIGPPGLPGPKGDSGQPGPPGITGEGSPGLPGPIGPQGKEGPSGPTGQRGQPGPPGPPGPPGLPGLSPDMAGVLSEMGPGLDGVKAGGYGKKKYGGTGAEVMGASGLEMPAFTAIATTPFPPVDTPVVFDKLLYNGRQNYNPQTGIFTCDMPGIYYFAYHIHCKGGNVWVALMRNNEPVMYTYDEYKKSFLDQASGSAVLPLQPGDTVYIQLPSDQAAGLYAGQYVHSSFSGYLLYPM; this is encoded by the exons ATGCCTCCCCTCCCTGCCCCCCTCTTCCTGACACTGCTACAGCTTGTAGTTCTTACTTATGTGAGTGGTGGGGCATACTATGGACACAAGCAACACCCTCAGCCATACCAGCCCATGCAGCACCTCCAACACATGGGCGTGGCCAAAGAAGGCTTTCCCCAGCAACAGTACCATGGCAAAGAGGTGCCCTATATGCAGTATCCCCACTACAGGAAGGAGCTACCCCAGATGCCCATGCTCAAGGGCAAAGAAAATGCTCGTAAAGGTATCAGCTATAATGGTGGACAAGACAAAG GTCAGACAGTCCCCAGTGGTGCTGAGGGTATTCCTCAAGGAGGGCAAGGCCCAGCTGGGCCACCTGGACCTGAGGGACCTGCAGGACCTGCAGGACCACCTGGACCTCCAGGAAATGGACAGCCAGGACCAGCAGGGAGATCAGGACCTCCCGGTCCACCAGGAGAGCCTGGAGTAGGTAAACCGGGTTTGCCAGGACTACCAGGCAAACCAGGGGGAAATGGTGAGGTTGGACCACAAGGAGAAATGGGCCCAAGGGGTGAAGAAGGGCCAGCTGGACAGCCAGGGCCTCAGGGTCCACCAGGACCACCTGGGCTACCAGGAATAGGTAAACCAGGTGTACAAGGATTGCCAGGCCAACCAGGACCCAAAGGAGAGCCAGGTCACAAAGGTCTGCCAGGACTACCAGGATTACCGGGACCCAAAGGAGACAAAGGAATGGGCCAGCCGGGACAACCTGGTCACAAAGGGCTTCCAGGGCCCCCAGGACCTGCTGGCCCAAGAGGGCTGCCTGGTTTTGGAAAACCTGGGTTGAATGGGATGCCAGGCCCACAAGGACCACCAGGAGAGAAAGGTCATCCTGGAGAAAAGGGACCAGCTGGGCTACCTGGTGAAGGAGGAGAGCCTGGCCCACCAGGTCTACCTGGCCAAGGAAAACCAGGTCAAAATGGCCTGCCAGGACAGCCTGGATTACCAGGTGGGAAAGGTCATCCAGGACCACCAGGCTTGCCAGGAAAGCCAGGACTGCCTGGATTTGGTAAACCAGGACTCCCAGGACCAAAAGGTGATAAAGGTATGGGTGGGCCACCTGGACCTCCAGGACTGAAAGGAGATAAGGGCCATGGAGGACTACCTGGTATGCTTGGACCCCCTGGACCAAATGGTCCTCCAGGTCCTCCAGGCCCTATGGGACCACCAGGAGGTTTAGGTGCACCTGGTCCAAAAGGGGACTGTGGAGAGGGAGGACCTAAAGGGCTTGATGGAGCCCAGGGTGAAAGTGGTCCCCCTGGGATACCTGGTAAGGATGGTCTGCCTGGGGAACGTGGAGAGCCAGGTCCAAGAGGTCCACCAGGACCAAGTGGTCCGAAAGGAGACGGTGGGCATAAAGGTCTACCTGGTCCCCCTGGTCCTCCTGGAATTCCTGGGCCGAAAGGACTCAGTGGATTACCTGGTGAAGTGGGACCCCAGGGTCCTAAAGGAATCCCTGGAATGGATGGTGCAGCAGGACCAATTGGGCCTCCTGGTCTTCCTGGGCCAAAAGGAGATAGCGGCCAACCTGGTCCACCAGGCATCACAGGAGAGGGGAGTCCAGGTCTTCCTGGTCCCATAGGACCCCAAGGGAAAGAAGGTCCATCAGGACCCACTGGACAACGTGGTCAGCCTGGCCCTCCTGGACCACCAGGCCCACCTGGATTACCTGGTCTGTCTCCTGACATGGCTGGAGTGCTCTCTGAGATGGGCCCTGGACTAGATGGTGTTAAAGCTGGTGGTTATGGTAAGAAGAAGTATGGAGGCACTGGGGCAGAAGTCATGGGTGCTAGTGGGTTGGAAATGCCGGCATTCACAGCTATAGCAACAACCCCCTTTCCACCTGTGGACACTCCAGTAGTATTTGACAAGCTCTTGTACAATGGTCGCCAAAACTACAACCCCCAAACAGGAATTTTCACTTGTGACATGCCTGGCATTTATTACTTTGCCTACCACATTCATTGCAAAGGAGGTAATGTGTGGGTGGCTTTGATGAGGAACAATGAGCCAGTGATGTATACATACGATGAATACAAAAAGAGTTTCCTAGATCAAGCATCAGGGAGCGCAGTATTACCTTTACAACCTGGGGACACTGTGTATATTCAGCTGCCCTCAGATCAGGCCGCAGGACTTTATGCTGGGCAGTATGTGCACTCCTCCTTTTCTGGGTATTTGTTATATCCGATGTAA
- the jagn1a gene encoding protein jagunal homolog 1-A codes for MTSRVGPRAVGTNGSDFKHREKVAPHYQMSASLKSEVRKLNIVHLLIWLLVAAQVTVSHLNLVSHDTVSMPYQWEYPYLLSILPLLCSSLSLPKNNISYLVISMISAGLFSVAPLIYGGMEMFPVAQQLYRHGKAYRFIFGFSAVTVMYLVMVVAVQVHAWQLYYMKKLLDSWFNATQEKKKK; via the exons ATGACATCACGCGTTGGCCCCAGAGCTGTTGGCACCAATGGAAGTGACtttaaacacagagagaaggtgGCCCCACATTACCAGATGAG TGCTTCCTTGAAGTCAGAGGTGCGCAAGTTAAACATAGTCCATCTTCTGATCTGGCTCCTGGTGGCTGCACAAGTGACTGTCAGCCACTTAAACCTGGTGTCACATGACACAGTGTCCATGCCGTACCAGTGGGAGTACCCCTACCTGCTCAGCATCCTCCCTCTGCTCTGTAGCAGCCTGTCACTTCCAAAGAACAATATCAGCTACCTGGTCATATCCATGATCAGTGCAGGGCTGTTCTCTGTGGCACCTCTTATTTATGGTGGAATGGAGATGTTTCCTGTAGCACAGCAGCTCTACCGCCATGGGAAGGCATACCGTTTCATTTTTGGCTTCTCTGCAGTGACTGTTATGTACCTAGTCATGGTGGTTGCTGTACAAGTGCACGCATGGCAGTTATATTACATGAAAAAGCTTTTAGACTCGTGGTTCAACGCCActcaggagaagaagaagaaataa